The genomic stretch CAACATCTCATTTCATCGTACCTGCTGATGCCGCTGCTGACCGTGATTTTCGGAATCGCAGCCTATTTTATCGCACGCAAGAACAAGCTGCTCAACAACAAAAAACTGATTGCGTATCTGCTGCTGTGCGGCATAATCCTTGCCCTGCCCGGTCTGTCCGGATTCATGGACTATAACTTCATGCCCTATGCCTACATCCTGTTGGTCATCCTGTACTGGACTGCCGGATATTACAATCGGCTCATCCTTCGCAAAGTGTTCGCATCAAGCAAGGAAATGCCTTCTTTCGGCATCCAATGCCTGCTGACGGTTACGGTCATGCTTCTAGGAGCCGGACTCTTTTCCGTAGTGTTCAACCTCTGCAACGAACTCCAGTACGGCATCTGGGCCTCCACCTGTCTGCTGCCCTTTGCATTTCCACTCCTGTATTCCCAAACGGTGAACAGCTATTTCGACATACCCATTGAAATTTATAAAGTATGGAAATATTCGGAGGAATATGACTCGGATACCTTGTACATCAACCGTGAACGGAGCATCGTAATGGATGTGGATATATTCCGCAGGGTGGATGACCCCGCATCGGAACGCATAACCGGCAAGGCATCCGAGGATGTCATCTTCGGGCAGTGGTTCCAGCGCATGATTGACGACTGCAACCTCAAATCACCGTCTTCGCCCATCGTATATAAGAATGAAGGAGGAGCCTATTACGAATGGGTATTCTATACCAAACCGTCCTTTTTCAAGAGACGGCGCTATATAGACCCCGACGTTACACTTGCCGGCAACAAGCTGAAAAGACACGATGTAATCATAGCCAAACGTGTGGCAAACGAACTTATAAAGTATAACGAATATTAAATAGAAACATTATGATAGGAAAACAGAGCCAAAAGAAAAAATATCCGCTGGTAAACTGGGCGGACGGAATGCCTGTCAACAAAGGGCATTTCACCCAACAGGAAGACCACTTTACGGACCGGTTGTGCGAATACCAGTCATTTCATCTGAACCGCAATACCTACGGACTCCTGCCATTCAAGAAAGGAGAGCCGGTTTCCGGCGATTTCAGCATTACGGAACTCGTTACAGGCACCTTGGAAGTCCGTCTGAAACGTTGCCACGCCCTTACTTCCGGAGGTTACCTGATAGATTATGATGCCGGTGAGGATGACGAACTCACCGCCAGTTTCCATATCCCTACAGAAGAGGAAGAAGAAAAGGACAAGCGGTGGGATGTCATACTGATGGCAGACCCTTTCGAGCATCTTCCTTCGGGTATTCCGAACGAGAAGGAAATCAGTCCACGCCAGCCCAATGCCTTACCCAAATATGCATTGAGCGTGCTGCCGAGCGGACAGACCGACGGAAGCGAGCTGGGAAGACACTTTCTGCTAATCGGCCGCCTGCGCAAGAACGGAAACCGCTGTGAAGTGGACGGAAACTTCATCCCGCCATGCACAAGCATGTCCAGCCATCCGGACCTGAAAGGCTACTATACCAAATTCGGGCAACTTGTAGATTCCATAGAAAAGGCCTCGTTTGACATCCTTGCCAAAGTGGAGAATGCAGAAAAACAGACCAGCCTGGCCACCAACATCGGTATGCTGTGCCGCCATGTCATGCTGTTCATATCCGATATCTACTTCTCCTTCCGCAACGAGGGGCAATACTATTCACCGCTACACTTCCTGAATGTATTCTCCACATTGGCTCACCGCCTGTATGTATGCCTGAGTTTCATGGACAAGGAAGACAAGGAGGACCTGCTGAAATACTTCAACGAATGGAACGGCATCACTCCCGGTGCCTACGAAGGCCTGCTGAGGGAAAACTGCGGGCTGCTGTACAACCACCACAATATCCGCCAACTGATGGTTACGGCGGAACGTTTCCTATACCTGTTCAACGACCTGTGGACAACCCTCAGCCGTCTGGAATATATCGGCAAGCACAAGGAAAACATCGTTGTCGCCGAACGCTCCAGACAACCGAAAGAATC from Phocaeicola dorei encodes the following:
- a CDS encoding TssN family type VI secretion system protein, whose amino-acid sequence is MNPVTQHLISSYLLMPLLTVIFGIAAYFIARKNKLLNNKKLIAYLLLCGIILALPGLSGFMDYNFMPYAYILLVILYWTAGYYNRLILRKVFASSKEMPSFGIQCLLTVTVMLLGAGLFSVVFNLCNELQYGIWASTCLLPFAFPLLYSQTVNSYFDIPIEIYKVWKYSEEYDSDTLYINRERSIVMDVDIFRRVDDPASERITGKASEDVIFGQWFQRMIDDCNLKSPSSPIVYKNEGGAYYEWVFYTKPSFFKRRRYIDPDVTLAGNKLKRHDVIIAKRVANELIKYNEY